In Triticum urartu cultivar G1812 chromosome 6, Tu2.1, whole genome shotgun sequence, the following proteins share a genomic window:
- the LOC125514471 gene encoding benzaldehyde dehydrogenase, mitochondrial-like isoform X2, with protein MAARRAASSFLSRRGLLTKPPADSLLGADNARRLLPGAVYRFSTAPAAADDEQPIKPPVEVKYTQLLINGNFVDAASGRTFPTVDPRTGEVIARVAEGDAEDIDHAVAAARRAFDEGPWPRMTAYDRCRVLLRFADLMERHNDEIAALESWDGGKPLEQSAGGEVPMAARCMRYYAGWADKIHGMVVPADGPHHVQVLREPIGVAGQIIPWNFPLLMFAWKVGPALACGNAVVLKTAEQTPLSALYVASLLHEAGLPDGVLNVVPGFGPTAGAALCSHMGVDKLAFTGSTGTGKIILELAASSNLKPVTLELGGKSPFIVMDDADVDQAVELAHRALFFNQGQCCCAGSRTFVHESVYDEFVEKSNARAQRRVVGDPFKKGVEQGPQIDGQQFKKILGYVKSGVDSGATLVTGGDRVGSRGFYIQPTVFADVEDEMKIAQEEIFRPIQSILKFRYGGFPTQQTNNEGGWRR; from the exons ATGGCCGCAAGGAGGGCCGCTTCCTCCTTCCTCTCGCGCCGCGGCCTCCTCACGAAGCCTCCCGCCGACTCTCTTCTCGGAGCAG ACAATGCACGGCGCTTGTTGCCCGGGGCCGTTTACAGGTTCAGCACCGCACcggccgccgccgacgacgagCAGCCGATCAAACCACCCGTGGAGGTCAAGTACACGCAGCTCCTCATCAACGGCAACTTCGTCGATGCAGCATCTG GAAGGACGTTCCCGACGGTGGACCCCCGCACCGGCGAGGTCATCGCGCGCGTGGCCGAGGGCGACGCCGAGGACATCGAccacgccgtcgccgccgcccgcaggGCCTTCGACGAGGGCCCCTGGCCGAGGATGACCGCCTAC GACCGGTGCCGGGTGCTGCTGCGGTTCGCGGACCTGATGGAGCGGCACAACGACGAGATCGCGGCGCTGGAGTCGTGGGACGGCGGGAAGCCGCTGGAGCAGTCCGCCGGCGGGGAGGTGCCCATGGCGGCGCGCTGCATGCGGTACTACGCCGGGTGGGCGGACAAGATCCACGGCATGGTGGTGCCGGCCGACGGCCCGCACCACGTCCAGGTGCTGCGCGAGCCCATCGGCGTCGCCGGCCAGATCATCCCCTGGAACTTCCCGCTGCTCATGTTCGCCTGGAAGGTCGGCCCGGCGCTCGCCTGCGGCAACGCCGTCGTGCTCAAGACCGCCGAGCAGACGCCGCTCTCCGCGCTCTACGTCGCCAGCCTCCTCCACGAGGCCGGCCTCCCGGACGGCGTCCTCAACGTCGTCCCCGGCTTCGGCCCCACGGCCGGCGCCGCGCTGTGTAGCCACATGGGCGTCGACAAG CTGGCGTTCACCGGATCGACTGGCACGGGCAAGATTATTCTGGAGCTGGCGGCGAGTAGCAACCTGAAGCCGGTGACGCTGGAGCTCGGCGGCAAGTCTCCGTTCATCGTCATGGACGACGCCGATGTCGACCAGGCCGTCGAGCTCGCGCACCGCGCGCTCTTCTTTAACCAG GGGCAATGCTGCTGCGCTGGGTCTCGGACGTTCGTGCACGAGAGCGTGTACGACGAGTTCGTGGAGAAGTCCAATGCTCGCGCTCAGAGGCGCGTGGTCGGCGACCCCTTCAAGAAAGGTGTCGAGCAGGGACCTCAG ATCGATGGCCAGCAGTTCAAGAAGATTCTGGGCTACGTCAAGTCGGGCGTCGACAGCGGCGCCACCCTCGTCACCGGCGGCGACAGGGTAGGCAGCAGGGGCTTCTACATCCAGCCGACGGTCTTTGCAGACGTCGAG GACGAGATGAAGATCGCTCAGGAGGAGATATTCAGGCCCATCCAGTCCATCCTCAAGTTCAG GTATGGCGGCTTCCCAACCCAACAAACCAACAATGAAGGAGGATGGCGAAGATGA
- the LOC125514471 gene encoding benzaldehyde dehydrogenase, mitochondrial-like isoform X1: protein MAARRAASSFLSRRGLLTKPPADSLLGADNARRLLPGAVYRFSTAPAAADDEQPIKPPVEVKYTQLLINGNFVDAASGRTFPTVDPRTGEVIARVAEGDAEDIDHAVAAARRAFDEGPWPRMTAYDRCRVLLRFADLMERHNDEIAALESWDGGKPLEQSAGGEVPMAARCMRYYAGWADKIHGMVVPADGPHHVQVLREPIGVAGQIIPWNFPLLMFAWKVGPALACGNAVVLKTAEQTPLSALYVASLLHEAGLPDGVLNVVPGFGPTAGAALCSHMGVDKLAFTGSTGTGKIILELAASSNLKPVTLELGGKSPFIVMDDADVDQAVELAHRALFFNQGQCCCAGSRTFVHESVYDEFVEKSNARAQRRVVGDPFKKGVEQGPQIDGQQFKKILGYVKSGVDSGATLVTGGDRVGSRGFYIQPTVFADVEDEMKIAQEEIFRPIQSILKFREVGEVVRRANATHYGLAAGVFTRSLDTANAVARALRAGTVWVNCYDVFDAAIPFGGYKMSGVGWEKGAYSLGNYLQTKAVVAPLRDPAWL from the exons ATGGCCGCAAGGAGGGCCGCTTCCTCCTTCCTCTCGCGCCGCGGCCTCCTCACGAAGCCTCCCGCCGACTCTCTTCTCGGAGCAG ACAATGCACGGCGCTTGTTGCCCGGGGCCGTTTACAGGTTCAGCACCGCACcggccgccgccgacgacgagCAGCCGATCAAACCACCCGTGGAGGTCAAGTACACGCAGCTCCTCATCAACGGCAACTTCGTCGATGCAGCATCTG GAAGGACGTTCCCGACGGTGGACCCCCGCACCGGCGAGGTCATCGCGCGCGTGGCCGAGGGCGACGCCGAGGACATCGAccacgccgtcgccgccgcccgcaggGCCTTCGACGAGGGCCCCTGGCCGAGGATGACCGCCTAC GACCGGTGCCGGGTGCTGCTGCGGTTCGCGGACCTGATGGAGCGGCACAACGACGAGATCGCGGCGCTGGAGTCGTGGGACGGCGGGAAGCCGCTGGAGCAGTCCGCCGGCGGGGAGGTGCCCATGGCGGCGCGCTGCATGCGGTACTACGCCGGGTGGGCGGACAAGATCCACGGCATGGTGGTGCCGGCCGACGGCCCGCACCACGTCCAGGTGCTGCGCGAGCCCATCGGCGTCGCCGGCCAGATCATCCCCTGGAACTTCCCGCTGCTCATGTTCGCCTGGAAGGTCGGCCCGGCGCTCGCCTGCGGCAACGCCGTCGTGCTCAAGACCGCCGAGCAGACGCCGCTCTCCGCGCTCTACGTCGCCAGCCTCCTCCACGAGGCCGGCCTCCCGGACGGCGTCCTCAACGTCGTCCCCGGCTTCGGCCCCACGGCCGGCGCCGCGCTGTGTAGCCACATGGGCGTCGACAAG CTGGCGTTCACCGGATCGACTGGCACGGGCAAGATTATTCTGGAGCTGGCGGCGAGTAGCAACCTGAAGCCGGTGACGCTGGAGCTCGGCGGCAAGTCTCCGTTCATCGTCATGGACGACGCCGATGTCGACCAGGCCGTCGAGCTCGCGCACCGCGCGCTCTTCTTTAACCAG GGGCAATGCTGCTGCGCTGGGTCTCGGACGTTCGTGCACGAGAGCGTGTACGACGAGTTCGTGGAGAAGTCCAATGCTCGCGCTCAGAGGCGCGTGGTCGGCGACCCCTTCAAGAAAGGTGTCGAGCAGGGACCTCAG ATCGATGGCCAGCAGTTCAAGAAGATTCTGGGCTACGTCAAGTCGGGCGTCGACAGCGGCGCCACCCTCGTCACCGGCGGCGACAGGGTAGGCAGCAGGGGCTTCTACATCCAGCCGACGGTCTTTGCAGACGTCGAG GACGAGATGAAGATCGCTCAGGAGGAGATATTCAGGCCCATCCAGTCCATCCTCAAGTTCAG GGAGGTGGGGGAGGTGGTGAG GAGGGCGAACGCGACGCACTACGGGCTGGCGGCGGGGGTGTTCACGAGGAGCCTGGACACGGCGAACGCGGTAGCGCGGGCGCTGAGGGCGGGGACGGTGTGGGTCAACTGCTACGACGTGTTCGACGCGGCCATCCCCTTCGGCGGGTACAAGATGAGCGGCGTGGGGTGGGAGAAGGGCGCCTATAGCCTCGGCAACTACCTCCAGACCAAGGCCGTCGTCGCGCCCCTCAGGGACCCGGCTTGGTTGTAG